CCTCAACACCGGACCCGCACTGCCGGTGATCGCCGTCCCCACCACCGCCGGAAGCGGTTCGGAGGCAACACAGTTCACGGTGATCACCGACAGCGACACCGACGAGAAGATGTTGTGCCCCGGGCTCGCCTTCCTGCCGGTCGCCGCGGTGGTGGACTACCGGCTCACCCTCACCATGCCGCCGCGGCTCACCGCCGACACCGGCGTCGACGCCCTCACCCACGCCGTCGAGGCGTACGTCAGCCGCAAGGCGAACCCCTTCTCCGACGGACTGGCGCTGCAGGCGATCGGCACCATCGGGCAGGTGCTGCGCCGGGTCTACACCGACGGACAGGACGTGCAGGCGCGGGAGGCGATGATGCTCGCCGCCACCCAGGCCGGGATCGCGTTCTCCAACTCCAGCGTCGCCCTGGTCCACGGCATGAGCCGGCCGATCGGCGCGCACTTCCACGTCGCGCACGGCCTGTCGAACGCCATGCTGTTTCCGGCGGTCACCGCGTTCTCGGTGGAGTCCGCCGAGTCCCGCTACGCCGACTGCGCCCGCGCGCTGGGCGCGGCGAGCGCCGACGCCCCGGACGCGACGGCCGCCGCGGATCTGGTCACCGCGCTGGAGGAACTGTGCCGGGACGTGGAGGTGCCCACGCCGAAGTCGTACGGCATCGACAGGGCGGTCTGGGACGAGCGGGTCCCGGTCATGGCCGAGCAGGCGCTGGCCTCCGGATCCCCGGCCAACAATCCGCGCGTCCCCACCGCCGAGGAGATCCGGGAACTCTACGGACGCATCTACGGCTGACGGTGATTCACTCGGGCGCCTGGTCGTCGGGTTCGACCTGGTCGGTCTCCTCCCGGTCCGAGACGCTGCCGGGGACACCCTCCTCGTCGCGTTCCCGCTCGATCTTCTGCTCGAGATCGTCGACCATCCGCGAGATCTTCTGTCCGGTGAGGTCGTCGTTGTCCTCCGGGCGGCCCGAGCCGTGCTTGGCGGCGTTGTCCATCGACGTCCGTCCTTTGCGTTCGTAGGTGCCCGTGAGCAGTACCCGGGCGGTGGCACCCCGAAACCGACCGCACCTCACGGGACCGCGGCACGTTCGCCGACCGTCGCGCGATCCGCAAGGGTTGTGTTCATTGCGATTCGGTGTCTTCACGCACCCCTCGTCCGGGGTGATGATCGGGATCATGTCCGCCTACGAAGGGAGCAGAACGTGACCGTCACCGACGAATACCTGAAGAACAACGAGAGGTACGCCGCCGGCTTCTCGGGACCGCTGCCGCTGCCGCCCAGCAAGCACATCGCGATCGTCGCCTGCATGGACGCCCGCCTCGACGTCTACCGGGCGCTCGGGATCCAGGAGGGTGAGGCCCACGTGATCCGCAATGCCGGTGGCGCGGTCTCCGAGGACGTCATCCGCTCGCTCACCATCAGCCAGCGGCTGCTCGGCACCACCGAGATCGTGCTGATCCACCACACCGACTGCGGCATGCTGACCTTCACCGACGACGAGTTCACCCGCGCGATCCAGGAGGACACCGGCATCCGTCCGTCCTGGGCCCCCGAGTCGTTCCGTGATCCGGCCGAGGACGTGCGGCAGTCGCTCCGCCGCATCGAGTCGAGCCCGTTCGTCACGAGGACGACCTCGCTGCGTGGCTTCGTCTTCGACGTCAAGTCCGGGCAGCTCGACGAGGTCGACCGGAACGGCTGACAACCGCTCCGGGCCTGCGGGTCAGAGGGGAAGTGCGTTCTCCTGCAGTCCCGGAGGAAGCCCGCGTCGCCGGAACCATTCGATCCCGAACGCGGCCCGCAGGTGGTCCTCGGGCAGCTCCAGCATGGGCCCGAAGTCGCCGATCTGCGATTCGTAGCCGACCATCGCCGCGCGTTTGGCGCCCAGGGCCGCCGACACGTCCACCGCGGTGGTCAGTTCCGACTCCGGCAGGCCGAACGTCTCGAGATCCGGTGGCCGCACGTCCTCCGGGGCCTGCGGCAGCATCGCGAGCAGCCGCTTCAGGTGGTCCCGGTTCGTCGACGCCTCGTAGACGGCGTCGTGCCCGGTGATCCGCTCGGCGTGGACCCCGGCGCGGTGGACCTGGACGTGGTCGGGATGGCCGTAACCGCCGTGCTCGTCGTAGATCGTGACGACATCGGCGCGTTCCTGTTCGATCACGGTGGCCAGCCGCGCGCCCACCTCCCGCGGATCGGCGTTCGCGAAGGCCTCCGGGTCGTGGTTGCCGGCCGTGCCGGCCATCCCCGAGTCGCCGTAGCCGAGGGTCACCACCCGCGACGCGCCCAGTGCGCGAGCGGAGTGCTCGAGTTCCTTCATGCGGCGTGCGGCGAGGGATTCACCGGGTGCGAGGAGCCCGTCGGGGTACTCGCCGCGCGACCCGTCGGTGGCGACGACGAGCACGACCCGATGTCCCGCATCCGCTGCGTCGCGCATCACCCCGCCGGTGAGGAACACCTCGTCGTCCGGGTGCGCGTGGAAGCACAGGAGAACGCTCATGGCGTTCATGCTGACACGCCGCCCGAGACCCGCCGCGGTCAGTCCGGCCGGGCGAAACGGGACGCGAGGTTCTCGGGCATCGGCTCGTGCCGCAGGTACTGGCGCGCGAACTCGGCGGTGCCCTGCGTGATCGCCCGCAGTTCCACCGGATAGCGGCCCAGTTCGAGCTCGGGCACCTCGGCCCGCAACAGGGCGATCCCCGGCTCCGGGGACTCCGTGCCGAGCACTCGGCCGCGCCGCGCCGACAGGTCGCCGAGCACCGCGCCGAGGAACTCCTCGGGCACGATCACCCGCACCGCCGCGACCGGTTCGAGGATGCGAATCGTGCTGTGCTCGGCGGCATCCCGCAACGCGAGCCCCGCCGCCGCCTGGAAGGCCGCGTCCGACGAGTCCACCGAGTGGGCCTTGCCGTCGACCAGCGTCACCTGCACGTCGACGAGGGGATGGCCGGTGGTGACCCCCTTCTCCGCCTGCGCGTGCACCCCCTTCTCCACCGACGGGATGAACTGCCGGGGCACGGCACCGCCGACGACCCGTTCGGCGAAGACGACGCCGCTGCCCACCGGCAACGGTTCGACCTCGACGTCCACCACCGCGTACTGGCCGTGCCCGCCGGACTGCTTGACGAGGCGCCCGTGCCCCTTCGCCGGGGCGGTGAAGGTCTCCTTGAGCGGCACCCGGTACTCGACGGTGTCCACCTGCACACCGTGCCGGGCGCGCAACCGTTCGAGGACCAGCTCGGCGTGTGCCTCGCCGGTGCACCACAGGACGATCTGGTGGGTCTCGGCGTTCTGCTCCACCCGCACCGCCGGATCCTCGGCGGCGAGCCGGGCCAGGGCCTGCGAGAGCTTGTCGTCGTCGCTGCGGCTGTGGGCCTCCACCGCGACGGGGAGCAGGGAAGTGGGCACCGGCCAGGTGATCAGCGACACCGGATGGTCGGGATCGTGCAGCACGTCGCCGGGCTGGGCCGTCGCGAGTTTCCCGACGGCGACCAGATCGCCCGCCACGGCCTCGGGGACCGGGCGCTGCTGCTTGCCGAACGGGCTCGTGAGCGCCGGGATGCGTTCGCGGCTGTCGCGGTCCCCGCCGGTCAGGGCGACGATCGTGTCGGGCCGCAGGGTGCCCGCGTAGACCCGGACGAGGCTGATCCGCCCGACATAGGAGTCGCCCGCGACCCGCACGACCTGCGCGGCGAGCGGCGCGTCCGGATTGCATTCCGGGGCTCCGCGCCCGCGGTGCGTCGGGTCGGGGAAACCGGTGGTGACGAGCTCGAGGAGTTCGACGGCCCCGATCCCGGTCTCGTCGGCGGGCACCGCCGGGTGCAGCGAGCACGCCAGGATCTCCCGGGTGAGCCCTTCCTGCAGGGAGTCGGTGTCGAGCTGCTCGCCCGACACGAACCGCTCCATGAGCGTGTCGTCCTGCCCGGAGATGGCCTCGACGAGGCTTTCGCGGGCCTCCTCCGAGACCGGGCACGGTCCGGGTTCGCCGTAGTGACGGCCGGTCAGCAGACCCATCGACCCGATCGGGCGATCACCGTCGTAGACCGGCCAGAACAGCGCCCGCAGGGTGTCCGGGCCCAGCCCGAAGGCGTCGTGGCAGGCGGTGAGCATCTCCTCGTAGCCGTGGCGGGCGATGTCGAGCTTGTTCACGACGATCGCGCGGGGGATGGCCTCCTCGTCGCATTCACGCCACAGCGCGCGGGTCGCGGCGGTGATCGGGTCGGTCGCGGAGACGACGAAGATCGCCGCGTCCGCCGCGTGCAGACCCGCCCGGACCTCCGCGTCGAAATCGGGATGCCCGGGCGTGTCGATCAGGTTGATCTTGATTCCCTTCCATTCGAGGGGCAGCACCGACAACTGCACCGACCTGCGGTGTCGCTGCTCGATCTCCTCGTAGTCGGACACCGTGGTGCCCTCGGCCACCCGCCCGGCCCGTCCGACGGCACCCGCGGCGACGGCCAAGGACTCGGCGAGGGTGGTCTTCCCGGATCCGCTGCACCCCACCAGGGCGACGTTGCGGATCCGGTCCGGACTGTCGGCGGTGGGGGCCTGCCGGCTGCGTGCTGCGGTGCGATCGGCCATCGATCTGCTCCTCGGGTCGCTTGCGCCCAGTCTAGGCAGGGCGCAAGCGACTTCGAGGAGGTTCGTGCACCTCGATTTCGGTGCGGGCCGGTTCAGTACACGTCGCGCACGTACCGCTTCTCGCGCTTGAGGGCGGTGACGTACTCGGCGGCCTGCTCGTCGTTCAGTCCGCCGTGCTCGGCGACGATCTCGTGCAGCGCCCGGTCGACGTCCTTCGCCATCCGCGACGCGTCACCGCAGATGTAGAAGTGGCCGCCCTCCTCGAGCCACGCGAACAGCTCCGCGCCGTTCTCCTTCATGCGGGTCTGCACGTAGATCTTCTCGACCTGGTCGCGGGAGAACGCCAGGTCCAGACGGGTGAGGACCCCCGAGTCGACGAACTCGTTCAGCTCGTCCTCGTAGATGAAGTCGCAGTCGCGCTTCTGGTCGCCGAAGAACAACCAGTTCTTCCCCGTCGCGCCCCGCGCCTTCCGCTCCTGCAGGAAGCCGCGGAACGGTGCGATACCGGTGCCCGGACCCACCATGATCATCGGCGCGGTGTCGTCGGCGGGAACCCGGAAGGCCTTGTTCTTCGACACGAAGATCCCCACCTTGCTCTCCCCGACCCGGTCGGCGAGGAAGGTCGAGCACACGCCGCGGCGCTCACGGCCGTCGGTGCCGTAGCGCACCGCCGCGACCGTCAGATGCACCGAACCCTCGCAGGCCTTCGGGCTCGACGAGATGGAGTAGGCACGGTGCTGCAGCGGACGCAGCAGCGCAAGGAACTGCTCGGCCGTCAGCTCGGGGGCCGGATCGAGCAGCAGCACGTCGAGGATGTCGCGGCCCCACAGCCACTCGTCCAGTGCCGCCTTGTCGCCGTGCCGCAGCACGTAGGTGAGTTCCTCGTTGCCCGTGTGCTTCTCGATCTCCTCGAGCAGGTCGACGGACGGCGCGGTGATCTCGTAGTTGTAGGTGAGCAGGTGCTCGAGCGTCTCGTCGTGCCCCGCGGGGACCGTCGCACCGTCGAGACCGAGCCGGGCGAGGATCGCGTGCACCAGTTCGGTGTCGTTGACGGGCACCACGTTCAGCGCGTCGCCGGCCTCGTAGTCGAGACCGGAATCGGCGAGCGCGAACTCGTAGTGCCGGATCTCCTTGCCCGAACCCGCACCGGAGAGCAGCACGTTCGAGGTCAGCACCGCCGGATAGGGATTCTTGCGGGTCCACTGCGACTTCGCCCGGGCCGGCGCCGCGGGAGCCGGCGCCGCGGCGACACCGTCGCCGACGATGCCCTCGACCGCCGCGACGAGCGGCAGGGTCTCGGCGATCCAGGCGGCGGCGGGCTCCTCGAACTCGACGTCGCAGTCCACCCGCGGCACGATGCGCTCGGCGCCGAGCTGCTCGAGCCGCATGTCGAGGAGCTTGCCGGTCTGACAGAACCCGTCGTAGCCGCTGTCGCCGAGGGCGAGCACTGCGAAGTGCATGCCCTCGAGGCGCGGCGCGGACTCCGCCGACAGCGCCTCCCAGAACAGCTCGGCGTTGTCGGGCATCTCGCCCTCGCCGTAGGTGGAGGTGACGATCAGGACCTGGCCGAGGGTGGTGAACCGCTCGAGGTCCATGTCGTCGAGGGCACACACGACCGGCGCGAAGCCCTGGGCGCGCGCCGCGGCCGCGGCGTCCTCGGCGACGGCTTCGGCGTTTCCGGTCTGCGACCCGTAGAGCACGTGCAGAGCGGGCGCCGAACCGGCGGTTCCGGCATCGTCGGCGGAACCACCGGAGAACAGGCGGGTCTGCATCCCGGCCACGAAGCCGGCGAGCCACGACCGCTGATCGGCGGTGAACGGAGCGTCGAGGGGAATGAACGGGCTGGTGGTCACGCGGAGGCTCCCATCGTGGACGCAGGAACGGTCGGCACGGCTGCAGGCGGCATCGACGCAGCGGCAGGCAATGTCGACGCAGCGGCAGGCACGGTGGCGAGGACGTTCGGGACCGCGTTGCGGGCGAACAGCTCCTCGTAACCGGGGAGGCGACCCGCGGCGTCGAGCACCTTGCGGCTCTGCAGGACGATCCAGCCGTAGGTGCCGGGCGCATCGATCGAGCGGACGTTGCGCAGGGCCAGCGCCTGCTTGTAGTCGTTCAGGCGCTTGTCGGCGACCAGCACCGCGAGCTGCTCGTCGGTGTGATCGGCGATCGCCGCGAGGGCGTACCGCTCGAGCTTCGCCACGAGGAAGAAGTCCTCGGTGAGCAGCAGGTTGCGCGCGGCCTTCTGCACCGCTGGATCCGACACGTCGGTGGCGCCGGGAACCTTCTGCAGCGCCATCTCCTGCGCGGCGGCGAGCACCGTGTAGTTGTTGAGCAGCGCGTACATCGCCTCGGTGTCCGTCGCGTCGGGGGTGGCCCCGCCGGCGACGGGCACACCCGTGCGGTAGCTCGCCTTGAACTTGCGCACCTGGTGGGCGACGAGCGCGGTGGCGACCTCCGCGGCGAGGTCCTTACGCGACGCCGCGGCCAGGATCTCGTCGAGGTCCTGGTACTGCAGCAGCGCACGGGGCATGCCGTAGGCGAAGTTGTGCTGCTCGACCTGCCAGTTGTCGATCAGGAAGCGGGCCCTCGCCGAGCCGGTGGCCTCGACGTGGAGGTGCAGCAGCTGCAGCACCGCGGCATTGTGGATCGCGGCCTGCGGATCATCGCCGGTGATCGACCCGAGCACGATCGAGTCTGCGCTGGCCTTGCGGGGGAGCAGGCCCTCGGGGTCGTACTGGTAGACGAACCCACCCGACATGCCGTTGCCGAATCCCTTGCCGAAACCACCGAGGTTGAGCACCGCACCGTTGGTCATGTACTCGCAGGCGAACTCGCCCACACCCTCGACGACGGCGGTCGCACCGGAGTTGCGCACCGCGAAGCGGTCACCGGCCTCGCCCTCGACGAACAGGCGTCCACCCGTCGCACCGAAGAGCGCGAAGTTGCCGATGAGCACGTTGCCGCCGCGCCGGTCGCTGCCGCCGCAGTAACCGATGGCGGCCCCGCCGCCGGGAGACCGCACCACGATCCGCCCACCGCACTGGCCCTTGCCGACGCCGTCGTTGGCGGTACCGGTGTGCTCGAGGTGCATGCCGTCGTTGCAGAACGCCCCGAAGGACAGGCCCGCCGAACCGGAGGTGGTGATCGTGACGGTGCCCTCGCGCAGCCAGCGGCGTCCACGCTCGTCCTCGAGCACGGACGGCAGCGCGCCGAGGTCCTCGTGGTTGAGCATGCGCTCGATGTCGACCGACAGCTGGGCGCCGACGCTCTTGTTGTTGTTCGTCAGCTGCACGCTGTCGCCGAGCGCGACGGTGAGCTCCTTCGCGTCGACGAGAGCCTCGCGCAACCGGACCACCCACGCGTCGTCGAGCGAGTAGTCCTTCTCCATGTACACGGGGTTGTCGATGTGCACCTCGGGCAGCACCGCGAGCATCGCCCGCAGGTCCAGCCGTCCCACGCTGGACGGGTGGTCGAGCAGGTGCAGCAGGTCGGCGCGGCCGCGCGCGTCGCGCAGCGAACGCAGTCCCAGGCGGGCGAGGAGCTCGCGGGTCTCGTGCGCGACGTTGAGCAGATACTGGGCCATCGCCCGCGGATCACCGTTGAAGACTTCGGGATTCGTGGTCAGGCCTGCCGGGCACTTGACGTTGCAGTTCTTCGCCATGACGCAGCCGAGCATCATCAGCGCGGTGGTGCCGAACTCGAAGCTGTCCGCCCCGAGCAGCGCCGAGACGATGACGTCCGACGCCGTCTGGTGCGCACCGGAGCAGCGCAGCACGACCTTGTCGCGCAGACCGTTGGCGGTGAGGGCCTGGTGGACCTCGGCCACACCGATCTCCGCGGACCGGCCCGCGTACTTCAGCGAGGTCACCGAGGCGGCACCCGTGCCGCCGGTGTTGCCGGCGACGTTGATGACGTCGGCGCCCGCCTTCGCGACACCCACGGCGATCGTGCCGATGCCCTCGGAGGAGACGAGCTTGACGATCACCCGCACCCGCGCCGCCTTGGCGTCGTGGATGAGCTGGGCGAGGTCCTCGATGGAGTAGGTGTCGTGGTGTGGCGGCGGCGAGACCAGTTCGACGCCCGGCGTGGCGCCACGCGCGGCGGCGATCTCCACGGTGACCTTCTTGGCGGGCAGCTGGCCGCCCTCGCCGGGCTTGGCGCCCTGCGCGATCTTGATCTCGATCTCCTCGAGCATCGGATCGGCGAGGTAACCGGCCCACACACCGAAGCGGCCGGACGCGAACTGCTTGATCCGCGAACCGCGGATGGTGCCGTAGCGGGAGATGTGCTCTCCGCCCTCACCGCAGTTCGACATACCGCCGACCATGTTGGTGCCGTGGGCGACGGCCTCGTGCGCGTTGGAGTTCAGCGCGCCGTGGCTCATCGCGCCCGACGCGAGCGCCGGGGTGATCTCGTGGGCCGGCTGCACCTGGTCGAGCCGTACGCTCAGCGGCGCCTGCCGGACCTGCGCGAGGTACTGCGCGGCCGCGCCGGCCGCCTCCACGGTGAGCGTGTCGCCGTAGCAGCGGGTGGAGACCACGTCGTCGCCGAACCGCGCGACCAGCGACGCGGCGAGCGCCTCGGGGCGGTCGTGGTCGTCGGCGAGCGGGCCGGTCAGGCGCAGCACGAACTCGTTCTCGCCCACGCGCGCGGCGGAGATGCCGCGCACGAGCATCGAGTTGTTGCCGAACCGGGCGAAGCGGCCCATCTCCTTGGTGAAGTCGTCGGCGGTGATCGCGTAGGTGACGTCGGCGGGCAGGGCGAGCACGTCGCGCAGTGCGGCGGGACGGTGGGCGCGCTCGTCGGCGACGGTGCGGGCGAACGCCCGGTAGCCGGGGGTGATCTCGAAGGAGTCGATCTCCTGCGGGGTCAGCGCGCGGAAGCCGCCGTAGCGGTAGGACGCGTCGTCGAGGCCGTGGGCGTCGGACAGCCGGTGCAGGGGCAGCAGCCGCAGCGCGTCGGTGAGATCCGGCTCCGCCTCCTTCTCGACCGGCAGCGTGATCGGCTCCTCGGTCATGTCCACGAAGCCGCGCACGGCGGTGGTGCCGAAGGAGTGCCCGGCACCCTCGGCGCGCTCCTTGAACAGGCCGAGCAGCGGGACGTCCTTCTCCGTCTCGACGGTGAGGGCACGGCGGTGCCAGTCTGCGACGGCCTGCGCGATGGTGGTGAAACCGACACCGCCGACGGGGGTCCTCACGTTGGGGAACCAGCGCGCGAGCACCTCGTCGTTGGTGTCGAGATAGCTCGGCTCGAAGAACTCGCCGCCGATGTACGACTCGACGGTGCACAGGCCGACGCGGCCCATGGTCTTCATGAGCGACTTCTCCGCGGCCTTGCGGAACTTCAGGAACGCGGCGTCGGCGTCGGCGTCGCCGTACTTCTCCTCGGCGCGCATCTGCACCGTGAGCGGGTAGACCGCGGCGGCACCGAAACCGAGGGTCGCGGCGATGTGGTGCGAGGAGAACAGCTGTCCCGACTCGACGATGACCGACACGCGCAGGCGCAGGCCGTCGTCGATGAGGCGCTGGTTCACTGCGGCGATCGCGAGGACCATCGGCAGCGCGGCACGCTCGGTGGACACGTGCCGGTCGGTGAGCACGGCGATACCGCCGGACTCGCGGGCGAACTCGGCGATCGCCTCGGCGACCCCGTCGATCGCGGCGGCGAGTGCGGTCGCGTTGGCCTCGGGATCGTCGAACACCGGGGTGTAGAGCATCTCGAAGCGCCGGAACGGGGTGTCGGACTGCTCCCGGATCCGCAGCATGTCGAGGTGCGTGAGAATCGGTGTGGGAACGACGATCTGGGTGGCGGAGGCGGAGGGCGCCCCGCTGCCGGGGCGGGCTCCCAGCGCGACGCGCAGCGTCATGCCGTCGGCCTCGCGGATCGAGTCCAGCGACGGATTGGTGACCTGCGCGAAACGCTGCGAGAAGTACTTGGCCACACCGCCTTCCTGATCGGACAGGGCGTTGATGGCGTTGCCGTAACCCATCGCGGAGATGCGCTCCTGACCCGAGGCGAGCATCGGATCGAGCATGAACCGGAAGGACTCCTGGTTGATGCTGTAGGAGACGTACCGCTGGTAGCGCTCGAGATCGCCGTTGTAGCGCAGTGGGGATCCGGCCTTCTCGGCGGGGATCTCGGGCAGGGCCCCGAGCTCGCGTCGCGCCTCGCCGACGAGTGTGGCGTAATCACGCTGGGCAGCAAGCAGTTCCAGTGCCTCGACGGTCTCGTAGGATCGACCCGTGGCGTGGTCGAAGTACAGCATGCCGCCGGCCTCGATGCGGCCGCGGCGCAGCACCGTCTCGGGCGCGAAACCGAACTGGCCGGCCTCGGAGGTGACCGCCAGGTACTCCTCGGTCTCGACGGTGCGCAGCGGACGCAGGCCGAGGCGGTCGAGGCGGGCGCCGACGACGGTGCCGTTGCCGAAGATCAGTGCGGCCGGGCCGTCGTTCTTCTCCTCGTACAGCGAGAAGAACTCGAGCATCGCGCGGACCTGCGGCGACAGGTCGGTGTCGTTCTCCCAGGCCGGCGGCATCATCTGCACGACGGCGGTGACGAGATCGAGGTCGTTGTGCGCGATCCGCGAGGCGAGGGTCTGGTCGAAGCGGCAGCTGTCGGACTGTCCCGGCGGGCGGATGATGTCGCGTCCCACCGCGCGGGCCTGGGCGCCCTCGAACAGCCGGTTCTTGCGGTCGGTGTTCAGCTCGCCGTTGTGCGCCATGAGACGGAACGGCTGCGCCATCGTCGGGTGCGGATCGGTGTTCGTCGAGAACCGGGTGTGGAAGAACAGCGTGTGCACCGCGTGCCGCGGATCGGTGAGATCGCGGAAGTAGGGGATGACCTCGTGAGAGTTCAAGCGGTTCTTGAGAACCTGCGTGCGCGCGCTGAGCGAGAGCGGGTACAGGCCGGCCAGCTCCGGCTCGGTGTAGGCGCGGGCCTCGACCTCGAGGAGCACGTCGTAGAGCAGGCGGTCGAAGTCCTCGACGGTCGCGCACGAGGCAGGACGCGAGAAGACCCACTGCCGGATCGGCAGCTGGTACTTCAGCGCCGTGGGACGCAGGGCGTCGTCCTCGACGGGGACGTCGCGCACGGCCAGGACGGTGACGCCGGCGCGGGTCAGTGCGGAGGAGACGAGCTCCTCGGCGGCGGGGTGCGCGGCCGCGTCGGTGGGAAGGAAGAAGTTGCCGACACCGAAATTACCGGCCTCCAAACTCTTTCCTGTGATCGCCGAGAAGAACGCGACCGACAGGTCGACGTTGACACCGGCGCCGTCGCCGACACCTTCGGCGGACATGCCACCGCGGTGCGGGACCACGCACAAGGCGTCGTGGCCGAGGGTGAGGACGTCGTGGGTCTGCACCCCGTCCTTGCGGGTGATGAAACCGACACCACAACTGCTCTTGTCCAGCGTGCTGTCGTACAGGCCGGTGTCACTGGCGTGCGTCACGGACTTCCTCCTCGGCACATCGAAGTCGGCGTCGACCGGCAGTGACGATGCGGAAGAACATGCGTGAGTGAGGCGCAGCTCCAGTAGGCGCATAGACGTGTGCCGGAGACGATCGGGAAAGGCAGACAACGTTGTCCGAATGCGCCGTGCGTTGCGACGTTGGAGCGCGCGAGCAGCACGGACCAGTGTAGCGCACGTGTTAACTCAGGTGACGGCGGTGTGGATCACAGCTGGTCGGGACCAAACGCCCCCTCGCGAGTGTGGTCTTGGTTACTCTCACGCCGGAACCGTCCTACGAGCAGGGGAGACCGAAGATGACGGACGTACTCGACCGCACGAAGATCTACATCGGGGGCCGATGGGTCGACTCCGACGGCACCGGCCGGATCGAGGTCGTCGATCCGGCGACCGAAGAGGTCATCGCCGTCGTCGCGGAGGGCACGACCTCCGACGTCGACCGCGCCGTGGCCGCTGCCAAGGCCGCCTTCCCCGAATGGGCGGCCCTCAGCGGCGCCGCCCGCGCCGCCTACCTCGAGAAGGTCTCCTCGCTCGCGAACGAACGCGCCGAGGAGCTCACCCGCATCGTGTCGCAGGACATGGGGATGCCCGCGCACTTCGCCCGCGCAATCCAGATCGGGATGCCGCTGAAGAACATCGCCGGCTACGCCGAACTGGCGGGCAGCTACGACTTCGACGACCGGGAGATCGGCAACGCCCTGGTGGTGCGCGAACCGATCGGCGTCGTCGGCGCCATCACCCCCTGGAACTACCCGCTGCACCAGGTGGTGCTCAAGGTCTTCGCCGCGCTCGCCGCCGGCTGCACCGTGGTCCTCAAGCCCACCGAGGTCGCCCCGCTGGTCACCTACGCGCTGATCGACATCGTCGACGAGGCCGGGCTGCCGCCGGGCGTGCTCAACGTCGTCAGCGGTTACGGCCCGGTCGTCGGTGAGGCCGTCGCCGCTCACCCGGACGTCGACATGGTCTCGTTCACCGGCTCCACCCGGGCCGGCAAGCGGGTCGCCGCGGTCGCCGCGGAGACCGTCAAGAAGGTCGCGCTCGAACTCGGCGGCA
This region of Rhodococcus sp. Z13 genomic DNA includes:
- a CDS encoding iron-containing alcohol dehydrogenase yields the protein MAASIALPRIMRIGGGAVDDLGEVVAGLGHGRPLIVTDGYLVGTGAVDRMVANLKEAGLQPAVFAETVPDPTTASLEAGVAAVQAHDADCLVGFGGGSPMDTAKALGLLARQGGHMRDYKAPRLNTGPALPVIAVPTTAGSGSEATQFTVITDSDTDEKMLCPGLAFLPVAAVVDYRLTLTMPPRLTADTGVDALTHAVEAYVSRKANPFSDGLALQAIGTIGQVLRRVYTDGQDVQAREAMMLAATQAGIAFSNSSVALVHGMSRPIGAHFHVAHGLSNAMLFPAVTAFSVESAESRYADCARALGAASADAPDATAAADLVTALEELCRDVEVPTPKSYGIDRAVWDERVPVMAEQALASGSPANNPRVPTAEEIRELYGRIYG
- a CDS encoding beta-class carbonic anhydrase codes for the protein MTVTDEYLKNNERYAAGFSGPLPLPPSKHIAIVACMDARLDVYRALGIQEGEAHVIRNAGGAVSEDVIRSLTISQRLLGTTEIVLIHHTDCGMLTFTDDEFTRAIQEDTGIRPSWAPESFRDPAEDVRQSLRRIESSPFVTRTTSLRGFVFDVKSGQLDEVDRNG
- a CDS encoding PIG-L deacetylase family protein → MSVLLCFHAHPDDEVFLTGGVMRDAADAGHRVVLVVATDGSRGEYPDGLLAPGESLAARRMKELEHSARALGASRVVTLGYGDSGMAGTAGNHDPEAFANADPREVGARLATVIEQERADVVTIYDEHGGYGHPDHVQVHRAGVHAERITGHDAVYEASTNRDHLKRLLAMLPQAPEDVRPPDLETFGLPESELTTAVDVSAALGAKRAAMVGYESQIGDFGPMLELPEDHLRAAFGIEWFRRRGLPPGLQENALPL
- a CDS encoding elongation factor G-like protein EF-G2; the encoded protein is MADRTAARSRQAPTADSPDRIRNVALVGCSGSGKTTLAESLAVAAGAVGRAGRVAEGTTVSDYEEIEQRHRRSVQLSVLPLEWKGIKINLIDTPGHPDFDAEVRAGLHAADAAIFVVSATDPITAATRALWRECDEEAIPRAIVVNKLDIARHGYEEMLTACHDAFGLGPDTLRALFWPVYDGDRPIGSMGLLTGRHYGEPGPCPVSEEARESLVEAISGQDDTLMERFVSGEQLDTDSLQEGLTREILACSLHPAVPADETGIGAVELLELVTTGFPDPTHRGRGAPECNPDAPLAAQVVRVAGDSYVGRISLVRVYAGTLRPDTIVALTGGDRDSRERIPALTSPFGKQQRPVPEAVAGDLVAVGKLATAQPGDVLHDPDHPVSLITWPVPTSLLPVAVEAHSRSDDDKLSQALARLAAEDPAVRVEQNAETHQIVLWCTGEAHAELVLERLRARHGVQVDTVEYRVPLKETFTAPAKGHGRLVKQSGGHGQYAVVDVEVEPLPVGSGVVFAERVVGGAVPRQFIPSVEKGVHAQAEKGVTTGHPLVDVQVTLVDGKAHSVDSSDAAFQAAAGLALRDAAEHSTIRILEPVAAVRVIVPEEFLGAVLGDLSARRGRVLGTESPEPGIALLRAEVPELELGRYPVELRAITQGTAEFARQYLRHEPMPENLASRFARPD
- a CDS encoding sulfite reductase subunit alpha, whose protein sequence is MTTSPFIPLDAPFTADQRSWLAGFVAGMQTRLFSGGSADDAGTAGSAPALHVLYGSQTGNAEAVAEDAAAAARAQGFAPVVCALDDMDLERFTTLGQVLIVTSTYGEGEMPDNAELFWEALSAESAPRLEGMHFAVLALGDSGYDGFCQTGKLLDMRLEQLGAERIVPRVDCDVEFEEPAAAWIAETLPLVAAVEGIVGDGVAAAPAPAAPARAKSQWTRKNPYPAVLTSNVLLSGAGSGKEIRHYEFALADSGLDYEAGDALNVVPVNDTELVHAILARLGLDGATVPAGHDETLEHLLTYNYEITAPSVDLLEEIEKHTGNEELTYVLRHGDKAALDEWLWGRDILDVLLLDPAPELTAEQFLALLRPLQHRAYSISSSPKACEGSVHLTVAAVRYGTDGRERRGVCSTFLADRVGESKVGIFVSKNKAFRVPADDTAPMIMVGPGTGIAPFRGFLQERKARGATGKNWLFFGDQKRDCDFIYEDELNEFVDSGVLTRLDLAFSRDQVEKIYVQTRMKENGAELFAWLEEGGHFYICGDASRMAKDVDRALHEIVAEHGGLNDEQAAEYVTALKREKRYVRDVY